The Nerophis lumbriciformis linkage group LG27, RoL_Nlum_v2.1, whole genome shotgun sequence genome contains the following window.
AGGGAACACTTTTTTCATTCTTACTACGAGTTTGACAAGCGCCTTTGTTGGAGTGCTCGAGCTTTTCAGCAAATCTAAGAAAGACCATTTTGTTTGAGATGATTTAGGCAAAAAGCAAAACAATTAGCGATTACTTTAACGGTGTAACAAAACGTTCTCTCTCCTCCTTATTCTGTCTATTCTATTTTGGGGTCGCATACAGTAGGCATTAGTCAGGGTGTTAAATGTATGACCTCGGCTGCTAATCCCAGCTAATCTGCCGTGATCCACTGCCAAATCACCTGTAACGCTGCAAAAGGCAGTCATGAAGCAAGAGATCAAGCGTAGAAGGTTACTGAGGAAGCTTGACTGTCtttctacaaaaaaacaaaaacaatcaaaTACCTTCTCTCAGTGCAGGTCACGGCTTCAAGAAGACTAACGCGGTTAGGTGCTATTAGTAGTACGTCTTACCTTACGTTCACGGTACAAGGctggatgtatgtgtgtgtgtatgctagcagCCTCGCCTCCACCCACAAAAATCAGAGAAATTGGatgactagggatgggtaccaaatcgaGTACTTTTACCGACCACCgggtaccgattcacgtaaagtCAAACGATGCCACATCCTGATAACTTTGTTGCACGAGACGTCACATcacattggaccaacaatcacagagaaattgtgacttttgtttgaagtatgtcaactgtggtggctgcctcctGTATTTTTAatcactcattatgtattattctaactcatCTTTCTTTCTTGTGCCATGCTAAgtgaataagtgcacttttgtacttATTCCCCCATTATTCTGCACAATCACTCAGATATGATGACActggtgagcagtagagaatatggactgATTTTTGGCTTTATTCAATATTGAAAcaggggcagcatggtggaaaagGGGTTAGCGAGTGTGGCTTGGGgtctttctttgtggagtttgcatgttcttcccacctccaaagacatgcacctggggataggttgattgggaacactaaattagccctagtgtgtgaatgtgtgtgtgaatgttgtcttatctgtgttggccctgcgttgaggtggcaacttgtccagggttcagctggcataggctccagcaccctgagagggacatgcggtagtaaatggatgggtgCAAGGGCATCattgacatatttttttatttacaaacagagttttgtattttattattgtttcttttgttaatatcagagtccgttctgcaaaaaggtcatccctagaagcacacagcttatggacagggaccccCAGTTAAAATGTACATcattatataatatacaaaatacagtacaatacaatacatttcaaaatctacccaccaaatacctatttacaatttcatttataaataaaaaaatgaaaccttAAATCCATCAAACAAGTCTCAAAATCCTATTATTTGaatttgattaaaaggttgcatcttgaagatttGTGATAATCTCATCGTACAGACAGAGGTCAATTATTACATATTTCTTGCACTTtacgttgtatatttttatatgacattTTCAGTTCCCAAAATGTGCCTTCTTTTACTCTTTCACtgttcgtctatttgtatttgtgttttctaTTTCTATTTCTCTATTCCTCTTCTAGTGTTACCAAAttccattattttagttttactgagattcaaagatagtggttttttttgtcaaaccttctctttaatttgttaatttcttcttaatattattaattattttgcaatgcagtctgctgaaaatgatggaaagagtcgctctacatagcaactgatgctgtggtcaaagttgaaattgccaccaaacacattttaagatattcaacacgccACTGCCATCTGGGGGcttaagtggatagtgcacccccgtcctcatttgtcacgtttcatatgTCAGGTAAACCTTGACGAATGGggtcatatgaatccccttccttactgtatattatcatttattacaaacattattttcttgaaATTAAAATGAATGCTTTCATATTTGCTTGTCAccctgacttatgatttcaaagcaagttagccatcaatttgtacgtaataatcaaatgcataggaaattgtgaaataatatcatgaggcgatTAAGAATAACAGTCACATACTGTTCCAAGTTGCCCTCTAtaaacacttttgacacccctgcattaatgAGACATCTCATCCCTCCATAGGTTGGAGAGACTTTCTGGATTACAGAGGAGATCATGGGTCTGACTATCCTAGCAGCCGGTACCTCCATCCCTGACCTCATCACCAGCGTGATCGTAGCCCGTAAAGGCCTGGGCGACATGGCTGTGTCCAGCTCAGTGGGCTCCAACATCTTTGACATCACAGTTGGGTGAGTGGAATGCTTACATGGGATTAGGTTTGTATGGTATacctgtattagtatagtactgcaatactaatgaatcatattcggtactataccgcctctaaaaagtactgatcCCCCAACCCCCGCCCTCCCatcgtcgtcacgttgtgacattgctggtttacgagcagaggatctacgagcagacaagcatgttcggcagcgcacaatcacggagtacttacaagcagacacagtatgtagacagaaaagggagaacggacgcattggcgacaaataaagtaagtttcttacaagtatcatccctgcaggacgaggaatagctaaacatacttCACTGCACACCGTAGCTCATCGGCGTCACCACTAATGACGCCGtacctaaatgtaaacaaacgccattggtggatctacacctaacatccactgtaatgataccaagtacaagagcgtatctagtcatactactatgattacattgatattttttagcatcacaaaatcttttttcattttttttcatgttatgtttataaactcagggggactttgaatatgaccattgtatgatcctgtaacgacttggtatcggattgatacccaaatttgtgatatcatccaaaactaatgtaaagtatcaaacaacagaagaattactgattattgcattttaacagaagtgtagatagaacatttaatagagaaagtaagcagatattgacaataaatgaacaagtagattaataattcatgttctaccacttgtccttaataatgttgacaaaataatagaatggaaaatgacacaatatgttactgcatatgtcagcagctaaattaggagcctttgttggcttacttactaatattttcactattttatttaaggacaaacttgcaataagaaacatatgtttaatgtaccctaagatttttttgttaaaatatagccaataatgcaattttttgtggtcccctttacttagaaaagtattgaaaagtaccgaaaagtatcgaaatacattttggtaccggtatcgataccaaaatattggtatcgggacaacactatatgGGATaagacatcgacgtcccactgaggtgagtttttccttgcccttatgtgggctctgtaccgaggatgtcgttgtggcttgtgcagccctttgagacacttgtgatttagggctatataaataaacattgattgattgattgattgattgaagatagAGGGCAGTGAAACAACATACTGTAAACTCTCAAATGTTGTACTTGAATTTTCCTCCAGTCTGCCCTTCCCATGGCTCGTCTACAACATCATCAACGACTTCAAGCCAGTGCAAGTCAGCAGCAACGGACTCTTCTGCGCCATCGTCCTCCTCTTCATCATGCTCCTCTTCGTCATCATCTCCATCGGAGCCTGCAAGTGGAGGATGAGCAAGCTGCTGGGCTTATTCATGTTCCTGCTCTACTTTGTTTTCCTCATCGTCAGCGTCATGCTGGAGGACAAAATCATCGTCTGCCCTATCACCGTCTGAGAGACAAGCCCTGGAAATGTCTAACGTCACACACAAGCACATAAACATCTACATACACACATTGTCAACAAGACTACATGCATCATGGCCTTCCAGTGGCCTGTTTTGTGGCACGGAAGCCAAGTTGTACTCTCTATCAACCCAGTGACTCCATTTATTGGGTTGAAACCTACTTAAAGAGACGGTTGGACCATGTACCAGAACTGGGATGGAGAGAGCAACACATGGGCGCAGTCATGAATGATGTTTGATGCTCAGACTCAAACAGACATTTGGTTGCAAAACTCTGGGAATGATCCTCGGCACTGTGGAAAAAAGAGAGGCAAAGCAACCTGACTGTGTAGGCATGAAGGCTAGATGTTAAGATTCTAAATATTCTCATTTCAAGCATGTCATGCTATTTGTTTATTTAGAATACTTTGcacctgtactgtactgtacattcaTTTTATGAATAACATATTTATTCAGCCCTACTTATACCATTTACAACCATACACAGGTATATGataaaataatttgtttttcatacagtgtagtTATGGACAACTATTTGTGTTCTGCATGCCTTTAAACACGCCATGCCCCAACTCTATCATCCTGTGTTGCTGCTGGCCCTTTAAATGTTGGATTTACAGCGTTTGTCTTTCAATCGGGAGGACTTTTTTTAGTCAGCTTTACTAATAAGGCCTGCGAATATTTTCATTCAAGTAACGATTGTGTGTTCTCAGGCCACTGAAGCGATAGCAACTGGCCTGTTCAGATTGTATTCGAAGACATTTCGTCTACAGGACAGCTTTACTCTGAGCTGTCTGGCTCTCCTATCTAGTCCGCCCTATccttgagcatgaactgatgatttTCAATcttcagttcatgctcaaagactagttAGGACCGTCCAACGAGTCAGATTAgtctatctagtctttgagcatgaactgatgagtaTCAGTTTATACTCAAAGACTTGATAGAACAGTCCGACAAGTCAgagtagagctgtcctatctagttttaAGCAAGAACTGATGAGCATGAACTGTTGGGATGAAAGACGAAACGTCTTCTATAAGACAAACTATCAATTCAAAAAGTTGTAGGAGTGTTACTCTTAGTAAGTGCATGATCTGAAAAATGAGTAGTGGAATGCAGTAAGTGGAAATTAAACAAAATCCAAAGTTGTTACAACTGGGAATCTTTGTCAATCCACCAGATAATCACTTGCAAGGTCAGAGTTCACTGATGCAGCACCTGACAGAGGACCTGCACTATCTCCATCGCTGTACGAGTTCATCCCAAAAGTTGTTTGACGGACTTGAGGTCAGGTCTCTCAAGTTTTTCCCCGACCAAATTTAACCACACCtgcctttatggaccttgcttaacGGAATTATTATGATTCTGAAGGAACTAATTGGTCTAGATCAGGTGTCGGCAACCCGCAACATTCTTGTTGAGTCTCTATTCTacgatttattttttaacactggaaTCGGGGGTAGGTGGGTCGACTCTGTGTGAGGCTGTGAGTGTGTCATGACTGGTTATTGGATGAGCACAATGAAGGCAAGACTGTGTGTGCCATAAGAGAGACGTCGGCTTATTGATggtgccccccaccccctcctgtAAGCTATCCATAAATACTGTACATCCCAGAAAAGAAAAATCTTAGAATATAATAGTTTAATTCTGCATCAACATTATTTTgcctataaaataaaacaaaaacattacaacttttaaaaagtttttaagctgTGTTATGTTTTGTGGCTACGGACTATTTTTCTTTAGTGGAAAAGGGGGTTAAATGGCTCTTTTGTTATTAGGGTTGCCAGACCCTAGTCTAGACCAACCCACAATGAATTAAAGCGAtcatatattaatgttgtgtttgtacaatgtttgctgtgtgctaAACCTCATTGACATCATCAGGATTCTGTTGTCATCATCTAATCAGAAGTGGTTGCCAGGTGCAATACTTCACCAATACAATCAACTTTTTCATTTACATCCAATGTAAAATTTTGGGGATTTTCTGTAAAAATGATGTAGAATTCTATGGTTTGTTGCTTTTCCTAAAAGTATTTACAATTGTATTTGGGAGCACAGCGTATTCAGAGTGTCAAATGCATCTGGAGGTATGGAGGAAAGAACAGTGGGCTATTTCAAATATTATTGGCATAGGATATTTTTAGAAAGGCCATTTTTATGTCAGACATACAGGATGACATACTTGACTGAATTTATTAAATCCACTAAATGTCCATTAAAGGGACAATGCATACTGTAATaccaaaaatggaaaaaataaaacccaaaaaaacttttttttttatggtcaTGCACtggaaaaacaatttgaaactttTTTAACAACACAAAATAGAGTAAAAGTGTAAGGGGGTGAGGTGCTAGTACTTTTTGTTGTAAACACAACTCATATTCAGCTATATTTTCTTTTGTAGCAGggtttatcttatttaattaatCGAATTTCCATACAAAAAACTATAGCTTTATCAATTAATTATTTCCTATTGGGTATATCAATTTGTACTTGATCAGCAGTTTCTTTTTACCCTCCATAAGAATTGAACTGGACCGAAACTATTGTCTGAATATGTGTTTTATTTTGCTATTGTGTgtataaaacagtaaaaaaaaatatatcaaagacTGTATATAACGTCCTGTATGTAATCATAGCCAACTCATTAGCTATTCTCAGAAATTAACTTTAGGCCATTCATGCAGTATGATTATCTGAGAGTGAAAGTTGCAGAAACATCACCAAGAGTCCATTCTTTGGatttcataacattttttttttaattatgcaagtatggaattgtttttatgtattattacttGAAACGTGTATTGCAATGTCAAAACTACTGTGTATTgcttatttaaaaaataagaataaataaataaatgaacactcttaAATTTGGTGTTTGGACAAAAGCTGTAAGAAGTGGATCTCACATTATTCTAATGGAAGTATCAGTCATCTTGGTCAACTGCATTTCACTTACATTCCATTTCACTTCCATTTTACATTGAACACCATGGCAATTTCTTATAAACACATGTTGGATCGGTGTCATTTTTAGGTCTAATCATTTTCAACAAGGCTCTGCAAATGCCATGGATGGCCTGTATGCAACAGGAAATTATAGACATTCTGTTTTACCTCAGATTATCCGTCTTTTGCGGTTTTCGGTTAATTAAGACAGGAGCTTTTTTCCCATGCAGGTGCGTAGCACCAAACAATGGGCTCCCCCCCAATGCGTCCCTAAATTCAACCTGGCTGCCCCATACTTACACAgttggtatgtttacatgcactaaacaaATATTATTGCATGCATCTGGTTGAAACTAgctttttaaaacaaatgtaataaacaaatctagattttttttttttttaaagattaggATGAACATTTCTAgaatatatttaattaaatgtaatcaaTGTGGGTTTGTTTCTGAagaaattttgttttgttttgtttttctttgttttttacaaaaaggtGCCATCAATTTGaatataaagtggccagaaaAGGAATTTTAATaaccatataacctgtcattattcacttaaatatgattataaattcaTCAAGTTTTCATTTACTTTGAAGTTTAAAGTATGTATTATCTAATACACAAATGATTATCAGtaataatatgtctcctaatacataaataaacatttgaaaacatcatcattattgttaatattattattattattattattattattattattagtgcatctccaGGGAGTTAAGtctctagtccaggggtgtcaaacatacggtccGAGGGCCggaacaggtttaatccggcccgcaggatgagtttgctaagtataaaaatgaacctgaaatttttgaatgaaagaaactgctgttctaaatgtgtccactggatgtcgcaatagcaattctttgtatctttgtagatgatgctacatatgtacaaaataagccacatgatgttagtacatcagtcgaggaaaattattaaactacataaacaatatactgtaatttaattttgatatatatttttttatcttgatatattgaaaatgaacaccaatgagttgactgatgaacattataacataatgtattcagaaaatataaataacgacaaataaagatagaatactattaagtgtaaaaaaaaacaaaaaaacattatgatttgtacaatttcagaatgtgcttgttctatttttgaacaaagaaaataatccgaagttgtctttatttttaagttatcgtgccgcgattttaccagtccggcccacttgggggtagatttttctccacgtggcccccgatctaaaatgagtttgacacccctgctgtagtctCTAGTGACACCTATGTTTCAAATTTTGATcaagggtctttgaacgcaccaccgttatgtgcaatgagatgcaaaattgAAACTTGcacataactttctcctatgttgctataaatagattatttatatattcatcGTTCTTCTATATTGCCTCATCCTTGTTACACtttggcatctctatcctccttcaaaaccgcaataaaagttcacctccaggcaacctcaaccctaaactaacaccctccccggatcgttaataatcaaatgtaaataatcaaatgtagatacttgttcttatgccttctgatctctctctctctctctctctctctctctctctctctctctctctctctctctctcttctctctctatgtccactacttgctgtacatatcctaccaagtcagacctacactgtttcaatatccatttctctgttctcaattgttgatgactgatgataacaaccaaacctaacccccccccctccacaccctggattctaaataatgtaaataattcaatgtatataccctggtGATTATCTTGttagatgactgtattatgatgatagtatatatgatagtatatatctgtatcatgaatcaatttaagtggaccccgacttaaacaagttgaaaaacctattcgggtgttaccatttagtggtcaattgtacggaatatgtacttcaccttgcaacctactaataaaagtctcaatcaatcaatcaatcagacgcCACTGTATACAATCTATTCAAAACATGTCTATGAtatttaaaattaatatttttcaaGTCAAAAATGGGTTTGTATCTAATGCCCCTGTATTTAATGGGGTCATAATTTCAGTCAAAAAGATAATAAGGAGTCCTGACAGGCCGAGCATCTCCATATGTAATCCCACCACTCACCACACGTTGGCGGTAGTAAAATTGGTCTAAGCCGAAAAGCAAGCAAAAAGAGAAGAAGATTTACCCGGAAGCAGGACTGTCACTTTTGTAATTGTTCAAAAATGGAATAGGAATACTTCGTGTCTTCATAAGGAGACATCATTTATGTTCAGTTAATTAAGCTTCCTCTTCACGAGCGACATGGAGACGGTCGAACAAAGTTCCACACCTGAACTTTCCGCTGCGATGCGGGCAAAAATCGAAAGAAACCGACAGCGGGCGTTGATGCTCCGACAAGCCCGAATAGCAAGCCGTCCTCTGGCCGCAGTCCAGGGCGCCACTTCGGCCAAAGTTTGCAAAACCATCGACTCTGGTGCGGGCTTTTTCATCGAGGAAGAGGACGGTGGTGAAGAAGAGCAAAAGACCAATAAGGTTGTGCACCAGCCTGGTAAGGGGACCCGTTTTTATCATCAGTTTTTCCAGCCCTTTGTGTGCGTGAATGCACGTTTATTATTCTCTGATCCATTGGTTGCAGCCCCGGTCATAGAGCCAGACTATCTTGTGTGTGATGACTGTCAAAAGCCCTTTATGGACTCCTACCTTAGCAACAGCTTTGACCTGTCTGTGTGTGACAAATGCAGGTACACACATCAACAACATTTACTGATCtcattgttcaaataaagctgatgttttcttttttttttaattcacagaGACAATGATGTGAAGCATAAATTGATCTCCCGGACTGAGGCAAAGCAGCACTACCTTCTGAAGGACTGTGACATAGACAAGCGAGAGCCGTCACTCCGATTTATACTGAAGAAAAACCCTCACAATCCACACTGGGGGGACATGAAGCTCTATCTTAAACTACAGGTACTCACTGTGTGTTgtgtacaccagtgtttttcaaccattgtgccacggcacactaaatacagtctggtgtgccgtgggagattatgtaatttcacctagctgggttaaaagtattttttgaaaaccaccgtatttttcggattataaatcgctccggagtatacgtccatccatccatccatcttcttccgcttatccgaggtcgggtcgcgggggcagcagcctaagcagggaagcccagactttcctctccccagccacttcgtccagctcttcccgggggatcccgaggcgttcccaggccagccgggagacatagtcttcccaacgtgtcctgggtcttccccgtggcctcctaccggttggacgtgcctagggaggcgttcgggtggcatcctgaccagatgcccgaaccacctcatctggttcctctcgatgtggaggagcagcggctttactttgagctccccccggatgacagagcttctcaccctatctctaagggagagccccgccacccggcggaggaaactcatttcggcctcttgtacccatgatcttgtcctttcggtcataacccaaagctcatgaccataggtgaggatgggaacgtagatcgaccggtaaattgagagctttgccttccggctcagctccttcttcaccacaacggatcgatacagcgtccgcattactgaagatgccgcaccgatccgcctgtcgatctcacgatccactcttcccccactcgtgaacaagactcctaggtacttaaactcctccacttggggcagggtctcctccccaacccggagatggcatctatacgtatatatatatagtatatatatatatatatatatatatatatatatatagtatacgtcgcaccggccgaaaatgcataataaagaaggaaaaaaacatatatacgtcgcatttttgggggaaatttatttgataaaatccaacaccaagaattagggctgggcgatatatcgatatgcgcgatacatcgcgggtttgtctctgtgcgatatagaaaatgaccagTGACGGgctgtgaggttgatggctggtgaggcactgacttcatcacagtcagatttacaaacatatgaaccctaaagagtatcttattcaccatttgattggcagcagttaacgggttatgtttaaaagctcataccagcattcttccctgcttggcactcagcatcaagggttggaattgggggttaaatcaccaaaaatgattcccgggcgcggcgccgctgctgcccactgctcccagggggtgatcaaggggatgggtcaaatgcagaggacaaatttcattacacctagtgtgtgtgtgacaatcattggtactttaacttaactttaactttacacatacaaactgtagcacacaaaaaagcacatttaataaaaaaaacattattatggtcttacctttacttataaatgaagtccatgcgccgctgttgtgctggattaatgcaccccctgacgggagtgttatatcaactaaagccctcacttaaactttccaagtgcaagattgaatctatttaaaaaagtgtaaccgagggtttataaatgtcgcctatactgtatgaaactacaaaataacaaacacggaggctccagtttacacgaggaccactttatttaccttctttcaaaaacctccgctccactctaacgtgtcatcacttccgctcttagcgccttcaaaataacagcgcataacaggaacttaacatcacaaagaggaaagcccataaaaataggttacaaaagttatttaataagaagccaaaaagtgcaaaaacaataatgttcgtgttggaggagttgtgaattaggtacacctgcagtctgcaggtgtacctaatgttggggccctgcagtcattcacaactcctccaacacgaacattgttgtttttgcactttttggcttcttatgaaataacttttttaaatagattcaatcttgcacgtggaaagtttaagtgtgggctttagttgatacaacactcccgtcagggggtgcattctacggcgggggtgcattctacggcgggggtgcaggaggcgggattactgcaagcctcagccagtgcgtcttttgcagccgttttatgatcgctcagcacaagaaatacgttacacacatacagttgttgacaaaatacactgtacattatgtacctcagctaactaaactatggaaatgtataatatagttcatatagcaatacggtctcactgcacagcaggccagcagttagccgagtccgcaatccatggtgaggcacaacgcagtgacgtgcctcaactggctgctgttcaccgcaccgtctcttctcagtatttgaacggcaaatgtgaaaattcagcgattttaaataaaaataatctaaaactggtgaagttaaatggaaaataactttata
Protein-coding sequences here:
- the xpa gene encoding DNA repair protein complementing XP-A cells encodes the protein METVEQSSTPELSAAMRAKIERNRQRALMLRQARIASRPLAAVQGATSAKVCKTIDSGAGFFIEEEDGGEEEQKTNKVVHQPAPVIEPDYLVCDDCQKPFMDSYLSNSFDLSVCDKCRDNDVKHKLISRTEAKQHYLLKDCDIDKREPSLRFILKKNPHNPHWGDMKLYLKLQVEKRCMEVWGSEAALEEAKEMREDNREVQKQKRFNKKVKELRRAVRSSMWTKDTSAHQHQYGPEMVVDLEEDLYKKTCSTCGHELTYEKM